Proteins from one Drosophila gunungcola strain Sukarami chromosome 3R, Dgunungcola_SK_2, whole genome shotgun sequence genomic window:
- the LOC128252766 gene encoding LOW QUALITY PROTEIN: tubulin alpha-1 chain (The sequence of the model RefSeq protein was modified relative to this genomic sequence to represent the inferred CDS: deleted 1 base in 1 codon) yields the protein MPSDKTVGGGDDSFNTFFSETGAGKHVPRAVFVDLEPTVVDEVRTGTYRQLFHPEQLITGKEDAANNYARGHYTIGKEIVDLVLDRIRKLADQCTGLQGFLIFHSFGGGTGSGFTSLLMERLSVDYGKKSKLEFAIYPAPQVSTAVVEPYNSILTTHTTLEHSDCAFMVDNEAIYDICRRNLDIERPTYTNLNRLIGQIVSSITASLRFDGALNVDLTEFQTNLVPYPRIHFPLVTYAPVISAEKAYHEQLSVAEITNACFEPANQMVKCDPRHGKYMACCMLYRGDVVPKDVNAAIATIKTKRTIQFVDWCPTGFKVGINYQPPTVVPGGDLAKVQRAVCMLSNTTAIAEAWARLDHKFDLMYAKRAFVHWYVGEGMEEGEFSEAREDLAALEKDYEEVGMDSGDGEGEGAEEY from the exons ATGCCCTCCGACAAGACCGTG GGAGGAGGCGATGACTCGTTCAACACCTTCTTCAGCGAGACTGGAGCCGGCAAGCACGTGCCCCGCGCCGTGTTCGTGGATCTGGAGCCCACTGTGGTGGACGAGGTCCGTACCGGCACCTACCGCCAGCTGTTCCACCCGGAGCAACTGATCACCGGCAAGGAGGACGCGGCCAACAACTACGCCCGTGGCCACTACACCATTGGCAAGGAGATCGTCGACCTGGTTCTGGACAGGATCCGCAAGCTGGCCGACCAGTGCACCGGTCTGCAGGGCTTCCTGATCTTCCACTCCTTCGGTGGAGGTACTGGCTCCGGCTTCACCTCGCTGCTGATGGAGCGTCTCTCCGTGGACTACGGCAAGAAGTCCAAGCTGGAGTTCGCCATCTACCCGGCGCCCCAGGTGTCCACCGCTGTGGTGGAGCCCTACAACTCGATCCTGACCACGCACACCACCCTGGAGCACTCCGACTGCGCCTTCATGGTCGACAACGAGGCTATCTACGACATTTGCCGCCGCAACTTGGACATTGAGCGGCCCACGTACACCAACCTGAACCGTTTGATTGGCCAGATTGTGTCCTCGATCACCGCCTCTCTGCGATTTGATGGTGCCCTGAACGTGGATCTGACCGAGTTCCAGACCAACTTGGTGCCCTACCCCCGTATCCACTTCCCCCTGGTGACATACGCTCCGGTCATCTCCGCCGAGAAGGCCTACCACGAGCAGCTGTCGGTGGCCGAAATCACCAACGCCTGCTTCGAGCCGGCAAACCAGATGGTCAAGTGCGATCCCCGTCACGGCAAGTACATGGCCTGCTGCATGCTGTACCGTGGTGATGTGGTGCCCAAGGACGTGAACGCCGCCATTGCCACCATCAAGACCAAGCGCACCATCCAGTTCGTGGACTGGTGCCCCACTGGCTTCAAGGTTGGCATCAACTACCAGCCACCCACCGTGGTGCCTGGCGGAGATCTGGCCAAGGTGCAGCGTGCCGTGTGCATGTTGTCCAACACCACGGCCATCGCCGAGGCCTGGGCCCGTCTGGATCACAAGTTCGATCTGATGTACGCCAAGCGCGCCTTTGTCCACTGGTACGTCGGTGAGGGTATGGAGGAGGGAGAGTTCTCCGAGGCTCGCGAGGATCTGGCTGCCCTGGAGAAGGACTACGAGGAGGTTGGCATGGACTCCGGAGACGGCGAGGGCGAGGGTGCTGAGGAGTACTAA